The genome window CAATTATTTGATCAATGCTATACCCTTTATCGTCAACCGATACGTGAACAGCATTGGTATCGCCAAACAGGTTGTGGAGGTCACCCAGTATTTCCTGGTATGCACCTACAAGGAATACTCCAATGTAATAGGAATCGTTGGACTTGATGGAGTGAACCGGTAGGAAATATGAAATATTTTTGGTTGAAATAAAGTTATCAATCTTACCATCGGAGTCGCAGGTTACATCCTGTATGGTGGCAACCCTGTCGGGTTTTTCGTTTAAACGCTGAATAGGCATAATGGGGAACACCTGATCGATAGCCCAGGCATCGGGCAACGACTGGAACAGCGAAAAATTACAGAAATACTTATCGGCTAAGAGTTTAGGCAACGATTTTAGCTCATCGGGTATATGCTTAAGCTGTGAGGTCATCTCAAAGGTTTCGCGGGCAATTGACCAGAAAAGCTTTTCGATTTGCGCACGGGTTTTAAGGTCGAGCATGCCAAGGCTAAACAGGTCGAGTGCCTCCTCCCTGATTTGCTGGGCATCGTGCCAGGTTTCAAGCATTCTGGACTGGTTTAGCTTGCTCCACTGCTCATAAAGTTCCACCACCAGTTCATGTGCATCGGCCGGTAGCTCATCATTCTCATCCCATGAGGGAAGCGAAGCAGTTTCCAATACCTCAAAAATTAGCACGGAGTGATGTGCAGTTAACGACCTGCCGGACTCAGTAATGATATTGGGGTGCGGAATGTTGTTTTTATCGCTGGCATCAACCAGGGTCGATACCGAGTCGTTTACGTACTCCTGAAGGCTATAGTTAATGCTACTCTCACTGTTTGATGAGCGGGTTCCATCGTAGTCAACACCTAGTCCACCACCAATATCAACAAATTCTACGTTATAGCCCATTAAGCGAAGCTGAACGTAAAACTGCGATGCCTCGCGCAGGGCAATTTTTATACGCCTGATTTTGGTTACCTGGCTTCCAATGTGGAAGTGAACCAGCCTTAAACTACCCTTTAGGTCATTCTTATCCAGAAAATCCAGAGCTTGTAGGAGCTCACTGGATGTTAGCCCGAACTTGCTGACATCGCCACCTGACTCCTCCCATTTGCCACTACCGGAGCTAGCCAACTTAATCCTAATGCCAAGGTTTGGCTTAATTTTAAGTCGCTGTGAGACTTTATTGATTACCTTCAGCTCATTGAGCTTTTCAACTACAATAAATATCTTTTTCCCCATCTTTTGGGCAAGCAGAGCCAGCTCAATGTAATCCTCATCCTTGTAACCGTTGCAGATAATCAGCGACTCGTTATCGGGGTTACTCGCAATAACTGCATGAAGTTCTGGCTTTGAGCCAGCCTCCAGTCCAATATTAAACTTTTTACCGTGGTTGATAATCTCCTCAACCACAGGGCGCATCTGGTTAACCTTAATGGGGTAAATGATGAAGTTTTTACCCTGATAGCCGTACTCCTCGGCTGCCTGCTTGAACGAGCGCGACATATCCTCGATTCTATTGTCGAGAATATCGGTGAAACGAATTAGCATGGGCGCAGCCACATCGCGAACCTGTAACTCATCAACCAGTTCGCGCAGGTCAATCTCCACGCCATTACTTTTTGGGGTAACCACTACATTTCCCTTTTCGTTAATCGAAAAGTACTTTACCCCCCAGCCGTTGATATTGTAGAGTTCGGCTGAATCCTCAATGCGCCATTTTCTCATCTCTCTTTACCAGATATTGCTAAGTTAAACATCTATCATACAGTATCTTGCTATTAAACTTTTAAGGCTTGCGAAGTTATATTGTTATTTCAACAATTACAATACAGTAATGAGAAATATGGTTCAAAACCGTTAAATAATGTCAACTCATATAAAACCATAAGCCACCTAAAGAATTTTGACCTCCGTTCTGCGGTTCAGCGTCCTACCCTCAGGCGTACTGTTAGGGGCAACCGGTTTGCTTTTACCATATCCAACCCACTTCAGCCTTGCCGAATCAATCCCTTGCGAAATTAGGTAGTCGGCCACTGCTTTTGCGCGCTGCTCGGATAGCTTCAGGTTGTACTCGGCACTTCCCGTATCGTCAGTGTGCCCGCTAATCTCAATCCTCATTTCGGGGTTACGTTTAAGAATGTCCAACAGGTAGTTTAGCTCAGGTCTCGATTCGGGTAATAGCTCGTACGAGTCAAATGCAAAAAAGATATTCCTGAGGGTTATCACCTCATCCTTTTCAATGGGTTGCAGTAGAACATCAAGCTTTAATGGCTTATCGAAAGAGTAGTATTCTGTCAAATCGAAATGCTCGGAATGGAAAAGATACCCCGATGCCGAAACAAACAAACCGTACCTATTGCTTACTGGTAGGCAAACCAGGAACTCACCCTTCAATGCGGAAACTATATCCATTACAACCCTATCAAGCTTTAAATCGACCAGCTTAATGCTCGCCTCAACTGGCTCAAGGGTTTTACTGTTTCGCACAGTACCAAGAACATACGATGTTGGAGTTGGACGCACCTCGGGATAAAGTTCAAAGGTGAAAATATCCCGTCCATTTTCCGGTTTGATGTCAGTGGAATAGTAGGCTATGTTACCCCTAGCATTTACAATTAAGCCATCCTCATCGCGATGGGTGTTAATTGGATAACCCAGGTTGACCGGCTTTGTCCAGGCACCGTTACTATCGAGCCGACTTACAAAGATATCGTGACCGCCCATCCCCATGTGGCCCGACGATGAAAAGTATAGAGTTTTATTATCGAAATGGATGAAAGGCGATTGTTCACTCTCGTTGGTATTAATCACATCACCCAAATTCACCGGGTTTCCCCAGGTACCATCAGGCTTAAGCTCTGACTTCCATATATCGAACTTACCAAGGCCACCCGGCCTATTACTTACAAAGTATAGCGTTTTACCATCGGGGGATATGGAAGGCTGCTTTTCCGAATACCTTTCAGAATTTATGGCAGCTGGTAATTTCTGCGGCAAACTCCAAAATCCATCGGGTTCTAGAACCGATTGGTATAAATTACATACTCCGCGACAAATTGTAAAGTATATGGTCTTGCCATCGGACGAAACCGCTTGGGCTCCTTCATTAAACTCGGTGTTCAGGGGTGATTTTACAGGCTCTCCTCTTCCCCATTGACCGTCCTCATTTCTGTAGGAAATGTAAAGGTCTTCCTGCCACTTGGTTCCCTTGATTCCCTTATCGGGATTCTTGGGCAAGCGAACGGTATAAACCAGTGTACGCTCATCGACCGAAAGGCTTGGCCAGTACTCATCCAAATCGGAATTAACCCCTTCGCCTATATTTTTTGGTACAAAAGGAACCGGGTTGGCAATCTGATTTAGGGCAAACTGGCACTTCTCAATCATTTTGCGTGCCGAATCGTTCATGGTTGCCCTTTTATCTTTGTATGTCAAAAAAGTTTCGAAGCTGTTGAGCGCCTTTTGGTACTCCCCTGTTGAAAAGTAAAGCAACCCCAAAATGTAGTAGGCTCTTGGATGAAAATCTTTATCGATGCTTTGGGCTTTCAGAATACTCTCAATGGCTAAGTTAAGCTCCCCCATTCCCATGTAAACCTGGGAAAGCACAAGGTATGCCTCAATAAACTTTGGCTCTTTCTGAACACATTCAACTAGCAACTTTTTAGCTGTTATATAATCGTAACGGTCAAATGAACTCAGAGCTTTTTCGTACTGTTCAATTACTCGTTTATTACTAATTGTATACTTTTTCTTGACACTCTGTGCATTTACACTCAGCTGACAAAGCACTAGGGTAAGAATAACTATAATATATCGTGTAGCCTGCATAACTTACCTCTATATTATTTTGATACGAAATAAAGGTAATCATTGTTTTCGAAAATGACACCAAGTTGATAGCTTAGAACTTATGCGTGAAAAATTTACCAGAACCTAAAGTGATATCCTCCTGGCTATTCAAGATGTACAGTTCAACCCAAACCACTTCCAGCAATAAGAATAGAAAAAGGTTAATTCTGGCCAAGCACATTAAGCATTATGGCACCGCCAAACCTACCTCTATCACCACAGCGAGCCGAGAAGAATACATGGTTATTGCAAATGGTACATAAACCAGCTAGTTCAATATTACCCACAGGTACACCAACCTCTAATAATGCATAAAGGTTTGCACGCCAAAGGTCAAGAACAGGCTTTTCCCTATCGGGATAGTATAGTAAAAGATCGTACTTTTGGGGAAACTCTTTATTAACAACTGAAGCAACATCATCGCCCACTTCGTAGCAGCATGGCCCTGCCGAAGGGCCTATTCCTACTAAAAGGTTGGCGGGGTTTGTTCCGTACTCGCTAATCATAGACTTTACCACATTTGCTGCAATTCGATTAACCGTTCCCTTCCAGCCCGCATGGGCTGCACCTATTGCATTATTCACTGGGTCGTAGAAAAGAATGGGAACGCAATCGGCAGCCTGGGCTACAAGACAAATTCCCGGATAGTTGGTAATCCATGCATCGGAATGCTGAAGGGCATCGTTTTTGCTAAAAGCCCCTTTCCCCTTTTGCATTGGCGTAACAACCTCAACCTTAACCCCATGCACCTGCTCAGCAAAAACAAAATCGGCTGCTTTAAATCCAAACTTGGTTGCAAGGTACTCCCTATTCCTAAGGACAATTTTATTGTCCAAGTAACCATTCAAGCCAATTGTAAAATCCTCATCATCCCAGCAACCAATACGCGACGAAACAAAGTGAGTGATTGCCGATTGGTATTGCATTAAATTATCGAACTTGAAGTACAAAATATCTTTGTAGATTAAAGGCATTCGCTGTTTTTTGGTATGTAACAAAAGTAACTAAAAATCGGCCACCAATAAAAAATAAAATCCGACGAACTGTCGGATTTTAGCACCTAACTGTTAGGTTTTGGGTATGAATGGTGGGACACTAGTAGAGCGTTGCATTACCGTACTTCATGTTTATTTCAACCCTTGCCTTTGGGTTAGCGGACTCGCCTACAACCCCCGATAGCTCAACCGTTGTATTCCCCTCAATACGATTAAGTTTACTTGGTACGTTACCAATATCAACCTTCCCGAACGACACATTTGCATTCAGCAAATAAGATGTTCCAGATGGAATTGAAGCTTTTAATCCGGTATAGGCAGCGTTAAAGCTGATGTTTTCAAAATTAGCATCTACCGATGCAATCTTAACATCACCATACTTGGCGTTGAGGTTAAACTTTTTATTGAGGACATCGATATTAAAAACCGTATATCCCGATTCACCAACCAGATTGTTTACCTGTCCAATTTCATACTTATCGTACTTGGAATCCAATACTAACGAACTTACGTTCGACAGGCTAATTTTTGAGTATCGCGATAGAACAACCCCTGCAACCAGTTTCTGTACTTCGAGTTTACCATACTTCAACTGGGTCTTAATCCAGTTGGCCTCAACAATAGATGCATTACCATAGCTGACATCAATGGTATTGAGGGATTCGGAGTCTCCCCGGGTTAGCTTATCAATCTTGATATTACCGTACTTCAGCTCTACTGCAAGATGGCTGTTTAACTCATTGATATAGATATCGCCAAATTTATTCTCTATCTGAACATCAACATTCTTGGGCATTTTAATTGTATAGTCAATGGACAACTCATCGCTCGACATTTTAAACATTCTGCGGTTTGACCTTATGAACTCCTCATTGAATGAGGTAATGGCCTTTACCACATCACCTTCCTGGCTAAGCTCTACTTCAATGGCATCGAGTAAGGCTTTGGCCCTGGTTGCATTTGAATTGTCAACCTTAACCTGCACGTAAATTGATATAGCACTTTTATCCCAGTTCTGGATGTTTACTTGACCAAACCTATTCTCAACCACCAATTTGGATTTATCGGTAACCTGGAATTCCTTGCTATATTCCTTGGTCTGAGGGATTACTTTTGCTAATATGCTATTAGCAACAAGTAGCAACAGAACAACCGGAAAAAACCTAATACTTTTCATATTGTTTGAGTTTAATGATTTCTACTTTTTTACTCTCGAGCCTGTTTTAAAGCTTGTTCAACGCGTTCCATGGTTTCCAGTCGAATCTGGTAACTCTGAATGATTGCGCCCAAGGCAACATCGCCCCTTGGATTAGCTGATATCTCAGATTTTAGCAGGGGCTTATCGGCTAGCGATTCACCAAATAGTTGCTCGGGCGAGGGCAGCATTTGCTCATCTACATGAGCAATTTTCTCAATTGAGCGATACTTCCTGAGCAACTGGCTACGGTAATATGCCTCAACCTCGTAAAGCTGTTTTGACTCAGGACTGGTGAAGTACCTAGCAATGTCGGCACCATAATGGTAATTGTAGTAAAGGCTAATTGCCCCCGTAATTGCTACAATAACCGCAACAGTAGCAGCAGCCATTAGGTAGGTACGAACGGTTAGCGAGCGATGCTTTTGTTTTAACCTTTGCATGAAGCGCTCCTCATGCCCTGGTAGCATCTCTTGGAATTCGAATTCCTTGCTGTTTTCCCTGATAAATCTCTCAATATTTGACATAGCAAACCTACTTTCTGTTTTTAACCAACTCTATCAGCCTTTGTTTGGCCCTTACAAACTGTGAACGGACAGTTGATTGGGCAATACCAAGCATTTCAGCAATTTCATCGTACTCATAACCATCAATAAGGTGAAGGGTGAGAACCAATCGGTAGCCTTCGGGCAGCTTTTGCATGGCAACCTTTACCTCTTCAACCGATTCGGGGCTATAGTCGTCATCGCTTGCCTGAGCCGATACCCCGGGAGTATCGTCAATGGAAACGGTGAGCAAACGCTTGCGTTTTAAATGGTCAATGCAGGTATTGATAACAATACGCTTAAGCCAAGCCCCAAAAGTCACCTCATTTCTGAAGGTATCAATCTTGTCGAATGCTTTAAAGAACGCTTCTTGCATGGCATCTTCGGCCTCCATTTTATCGGGGATAATCCTGCAGCTCACGCTAAACATGGCATTGGCATATAGCTTGTAAAGTTCAAATTGAGCTTTACTGTCGCCACGTCGACACTGTTCAACTAGCTGCCCTGAAATATCCATAAAGCCGATAAAACCAAAATCTACTATATAGACTGCAAGTTAATGCCTTTTGCTGCATTGCGGAACAAAAAAAGTTGAAAAAACAAAAAAGCCCCGTTGCCGGGGCTTTATATCACTGGATACTTATGTGTTAGGCAAGAAAGCTAAGCAGGATACCAGCAGCAACAGCGCTACCAATAACACCTGCAACATTGGGCCCCATGGCATGCATGAGCAGATGGTTTGTTTTATCGTACTCCAAACCTACCACTTGCGATACACGGGCACTATCAGGAACCGCAGAAACACCCGCATTACCAATTAATGGGTTAATCTTATTCCCTTCCTTAAGGAATAGGTTTAAAAACTTAACAAACATCACACCAGTAAAGGTAGCTACCACAAACGAAGCCGCACCAAGAGCAAAAATTCCAACCGACTTTGGTGTCAGGAATGTTGTGGCTTGGGTTGATGCACCAACCGTTAATCCAATAAGAATGGTCACTATATCAATCATTGGCCCCTTAGCGGTATCGGCCAAACGCTTAGTAACAGTACTTTCCTTTAACAGGTTGCCAAAGAAAAGCATTCCCAACAAAGGTAAGCCTGAGGGTACAATGAAAGTGGTGAGCAGCATACCAATAATTGGAAACATAATCTTTTCAAGCTTTGAAACCTGTCTGGGAGGT of Tenuifilum sp. 4138str contains these proteins:
- the speA gene encoding biosynthetic arginine decarboxylase; translation: MRKWRIEDSAELYNINGWGVKYFSINEKGNVVVTPKSNGVEIDLRELVDELQVRDVAAPMLIRFTDILDNRIEDMSRSFKQAAEEYGYQGKNFIIYPIKVNQMRPVVEEIINHGKKFNIGLEAGSKPELHAVIASNPDNESLIICNGYKDEDYIELALLAQKMGKKIFIVVEKLNELKVINKVSQRLKIKPNLGIRIKLASSGSGKWEESGGDVSKFGLTSSELLQALDFLDKNDLKGSLRLVHFHIGSQVTKIRRIKIALREASQFYVQLRLMGYNVEFVDIGGGLGVDYDGTRSSNSESSINYSLQEYVNDSVSTLVDASDKNNIPHPNIITESGRSLTAHHSVLIFEVLETASLPSWDENDELPADAHELVVELYEQWSKLNQSRMLETWHDAQQIREEALDLFSLGMLDLKTRAQIEKLFWSIARETFEMTSQLKHIPDELKSLPKLLADKYFCNFSLFQSLPDAWAIDQVFPIMPIQRLNEKPDRVATIQDVTCDSDGKIDNFISTKNISYFLPVHSIKSNDSYYIGVFLVGAYQEILGDLHNLFGDTNAVHVSVDDKGYSIDQIIDGETVAEVLEYVQYNPKKMVRTLETWVTSSVKAGVISPKEGKEFLSNYRSGLYGYTYLE
- a CDS encoding OmpA family protein — its product is MQATRYIIVILTLVLCQLSVNAQSVKKKYTISNKRVIEQYEKALSSFDRYDYITAKKLLVECVQKEPKFIEAYLVLSQVYMGMGELNLAIESILKAQSIDKDFHPRAYYILGLLYFSTGEYQKALNSFETFLTYKDKRATMNDSARKMIEKCQFALNQIANPVPFVPKNIGEGVNSDLDEYWPSLSVDERTLVYTVRLPKNPDKGIKGTKWQEDLYISYRNEDGQWGRGEPVKSPLNTEFNEGAQAVSSDGKTIYFTICRGVCNLYQSVLEPDGFWSLPQKLPAAINSERYSEKQPSISPDGKTLYFVSNRPGGLGKFDIWKSELKPDGTWGNPVNLGDVINTNESEQSPFIHFDNKTLYFSSSGHMGMGGHDIFVSRLDSNGAWTKPVNLGYPINTHRDEDGLIVNARGNIAYYSTDIKPENGRDIFTFELYPEVRPTPTSYVLGTVRNSKTLEPVEASIKLVDLKLDRVVMDIVSALKGEFLVCLPVSNRYGLFVSASGYLFHSEHFDLTEYYSFDKPLKLDVLLQPIEKDEVITLRNIFFAFDSYELLPESRPELNYLLDILKRNPEMRIEISGHTDDTGSAEYNLKLSEQRAKAVADYLISQGIDSARLKWVGYGKSKPVAPNSTPEGRTLNRRTEVKIL
- the pgeF gene encoding peptidoglycan editing factor PgeF codes for the protein MPLIYKDILYFKFDNLMQYQSAITHFVSSRIGCWDDEDFTIGLNGYLDNKIVLRNREYLATKFGFKAADFVFAEQVHGVKVEVVTPMQKGKGAFSKNDALQHSDAWITNYPGICLVAQAADCVPILFYDPVNNAIGAAHAGWKGTVNRIAANVVKSMISEYGTNPANLLVGIGPSAGPCCYEVGDDVASVVNKEFPQKYDLLLYYPDREKPVLDLWRANLYALLEVGVPVGNIELAGLCTICNNHVFFSARCGDRGRFGGAIMLNVLGQN
- a CDS encoding RNA polymerase sigma factor, translating into MDISGQLVEQCRRGDSKAQFELYKLYANAMFSVSCRIIPDKMEAEDAMQEAFFKAFDKIDTFRNEVTFGAWLKRIVINTCIDHLKRKRLLTVSIDDTPGVSAQASDDDYSPESVEEVKVAMQKLPEGYRLVLTLHLIDGYEYDEIAEMLGIAQSTVRSQFVRAKQRLIELVKNRK